The Montipora capricornis isolate CH-2021 chromosome 6, ASM3666992v2, whole genome shotgun sequence genome has a window encoding:
- the LOC138053060 gene encoding uncharacterized protein: MQQPNLVASKFKCIRGLDTDSLKALLAKVADGEMSFAEMKLRVMEIKNIAALKTEFVKKAGCESWEEALERFPDFTSEELLQQFIGSVHKRKADREFLALIERALQAEVSVHDNGKSGHSTLCKINGTWYCALRSEGHKVTSELLRNIPFTGADLTVIQDQPTWCEEKVKSVIRQICGLNTRSKLSNYIIVIRKKSDPSLFEECTPAGKGHIMYVARSGMSAKAGTGLTNTVEKIAVLFVGTTSRSATNWFVAKKEQDLMRHLIEVFIPPRGMLLELGSSQAQGTWIPAYFSPACRLRFSSTCYYSNAQFTVIQSTTSGSQ; encoded by the exons ATGCAACAACCAAACTTGGTTGCCTCCAAGTTTAAATGCATTCGTGGGCTAGATACAGACAGCCTGAAAGCTTTGTTAGCAAAAGTTGCAGATGGGGAAATGTCATTTGCAGAAATGAAGCTTAGAGTTATGGAGATAAAGAACATAGCAGCTCTGAAGACAGAGTTTGTAAAAAAAGCAGGTTGTGAATCCTGGGAGGAAGCATTAGAAAG GTTTCCAGATTTTACATCAGAAGAGCTCCTCCAGCAGTTTATTGGCTCAGTTCATAAACGAAAGGCAGACAGGGAGTTCCTGGCACTTATTGAAAGAGCCTTGCAAGCAGAAGTGTCAGTGCACGATAATGGCAAGAGTG GCCACTCCACACTGTGTAAAATCAATGGAACATGGTATTGTGCTTTAAGATCTGAGGGACATAAAGTCACTTCAGAACTCCTAAGGAACATCCCATTCACTGGCGCAGACCTCACAGTGATACAGGACCAACCA ACCTGGTGTGAGGAGAAAGTTAAATCGGTGATAAGACAGATCTGTGGTCTGAATACAAGATCAAAACTTTCAAACTACATAATTGTGATAAGAAAGAAGTCAGATCCAAGCCTCTTTGAAGAATGCACCCCAGCTGGCAAGGGTCACATTATGTATGTGGCCAGGAGTGGAATGTCTGCCAAAG CTGGCACTGGACTCACAAATACAGTAGAAAAGATTGCAGTCCTTTTTGTTGGCACAACTTCAAGGAGTGCCACAAATTGGTTTGTCGCCAAGAAAGAGCAAGATCTCATGAGACACCTCATAGAGGTCTTCATACCACCCAGAGGGATGCTGCTAGAGTTGGGGAGTTCACAGGCTCAAGGTACTTGGATTCCTGCTTATTTTTCTCCTGCTTGCAGACTTCGATTTTCCTCAACGTGTTATTACAGCAATGCACAATTTACAGTGATCCAGTCAACAACTTCAGGTAGTCAATAG